A single genomic interval of Gossypium raimondii isolate GPD5lz chromosome 11, ASM2569854v1, whole genome shotgun sequence harbors:
- the LOC105803760 gene encoding uncharacterized protein LOC105803760, producing the protein MGFGALRSIVRPLCRTLLLSQASPASGTMSTLPSYLCPKPCLNSLLCGSIYRQSPWISMSNQLHSLTNTRFPKRRPQDKARRKRASLKPPGPYAWVKYTPGEPILPNNPNEGSVKRRNEKKRMRLRRAFKLAEAKKRKAQLQEANRKKKIKQVERKMAAVARDRAWAERLVELQGLEEEKKKAMA; encoded by the exons ATGGGATTTGGGGCTTTAAGAAGTATCGTTCGACCACTATGTCGGACTCTCCTACTATCCCAGGCTTCCCCTGCTTCTGGAACTATGTCGACTCTCCCCTCTTATTTGTGCCCAAAACCCTGTTTGAATTCCCTTTTGTGCGGGTCTATTTACCGCCAATCTCCATGGATCTCGATGTCCAATCAGTTGCATAGCTTAACCAATACTCGTTTCCCAAAGAGAAGGCCTCAAGACAAGGCACGCCGAAAAAGAGCCAGCTTGAAACCTCCTG GGCCATATGCATGGGTGAAGTATACACCAGGGGAGCCTATTCTTCCAAATAATCCTAATGAAGGGAGTGTCAAAAGAAGGAATGAGAAAAAGAGAATGAGGCTGCGCCGTGCGTTTAAATTG GCAGAGGCAAAGAAGAGGAAAGCTCAATTGCAGGAAGCTAATAGGAAGAAGAAGATTAAGCAAGTAGAGCGTAAGATGGCTGCAGTGGCTAGGGATAGAGCATGGGCCGAAAGGCTGGTGGAACTGCAGGGGCttgaggaagagaagaaaaaggcCATGGCTTGA
- the LOC105803758 gene encoding beta-galactosidase 3 — MERSSCSRLLIVFCFALCLECQLVQCSVTYDRKAIVINGQRRILFSGSIHYPRSTPEMWEDLIQKAKDGGVDVIETYVFWNVHEPSPGNYNFEGRYDLVRFVKTIQRAGLYAHLRIGPYVCAEWNFGGFPVWLKYVRGISFRTDNEPFKRAMQGFTEKIVGLMKSHNLYESQGGPIILSQIENEYGAQSKLLGAVGYNYVSWAAKMAIETETGVPWVMCKEQDAPDPVINTCNGFYCDSFQPNKPYKPTMWTEAWSGWFSEFGGPLHHRPAEDLAFAVARFIQKGGSFVNYYMYHGGTNFGRTAGGPFITTSYDYDAPIDEYGLIRQPKYGHLKELHRAIKMCERALVSDYPIVTSLGDLQQAYMYTSESGDCAAFLSNYDTKSAARVLFNNMHYNLPPWSISILPDCRNAVFNTAKVGVQTSQMQMLPTNSETFSWESYDEDPSSLDYSSAITADGLLEQINVTRDASDYLWYITSVDIGSSESFLHGGELPTLIVQSTGHAVHVFINGQLSGSAFGTRQNRRFTYTGKVNLRAGTNKIALLSVAVGLPNVGGHYETWNTGILGPVALHGLDQGKWDLSRQKWTYQVGLKGEAMDLVSPNGFSSVEWMAASLVAQKPEPLRWHKAYFNAPEGDEPLALDMESMGKGQIWINGQSIGRYWTAYAHGDCNGCNYAGTFRPPKCQLGCGQPTQRWYHVPRSWLKPTQNLLVLFEELGGDPTRISLVKRSVSSVCADVTEYHPNIKNWQIESYGKAQQLRRPKVHLRCSPGQSISFIKFASFGTPLGTCGSYQQGPCHAPASYAIVEKKCVGKQRCVVTIANSNFGQDPCPNVLKRLSVEAVCAPISSTTAQPNWGG; from the exons ATGGAAAGAAGCTCATGTTCAAGGCTTTTAATTGTATTCTGCTTTGCTCTGTGTTTGGAGTGTCAATTGGTTCAGTGCAGTGTTACCTATGATAGGAAAGCCATTGTGATTAATGGACAGAGGAGGATCCTCTTTTCTGGTTCAATTCATTATCCCAGAAGCACTCCTGAG ATGTGGGAAGATCTTATACAGAAGGCTAAAGATGGAGGAGTTGATGTGATTGAAACTTATGTTTTTTGGAACGTTCATGAGCCATCTCCTGGAAAT TATAATTTTGAAGGAAGATATGACCTTGTGAGATTCGTAAAAACAATACAGAGAGCAGGTCTCTATGCTCATCTTCGCATTGGGCCTTATGTTTGTGCAGAGTGGAATTTTGG AGGGTTTCCtgtatggttaaaatatgtgcGAGGCATCAGCTTCAGAACAGACAATGAACCTTTCAAG AGAGCTATGCAAGGGTTCACTGAGAAAATTGTGGGACTGATGAAGAGTCATAACCTGTATGAGTCCCAAGGTGGTCCCATTATTCTCTCTCAG ATTGAGAATGAGTACGGGGCACAGAGTAAATTACTAGGGGCTGTCGGCTACAATTACGTTTCTTGGGCTGCAAAAATGGCGATAGAGACGGAAACTGGGGTGCCCTGGGTGATGTGCAAGGAACAAGATGCCCCAGACCCGGTG ATAAATACATGCAATGGTTTCTACTGTGATTCATTCCAACCCAACAAACCCTACAAACCAACAATGTGGACTGAAGCTTGGAGTGGAtg GTTCTCAGAGTTTGGCGGTCCACTTCACCATCGGCCAGCCGAAGATTTGGCATTTGCTGTTGCTCGATTCATTCAAAAAGGAGGGTCCTTTGTTAACTATTACATG TATCATGGAGGGACCAATTTCGGACGTACAGCTGGAGGTCCTTTCATCACTACCAGTTATGATTATGATGCTCCAATAGATGAATAtg GTTTGATTAGACAACCAAAGTATGGTCATCTAAAGGAGCTCCACAGGGCTATTAAGATGTGCGAGCGAGCTTTAGTTTCAGATTATCCCATTGTTACTTCACTTGGAGACCTCCAACAG GCTTATATGTATACATCGGAATCTGGAGATTGTGCAGCTTTCCTATCAAACTATGATACCAAATCCGCTGCAAGAGTGCTATTTAACAACATGCATTATAACTTGCCTCCTTGGTCTATCAGCATCCTTCCTGATTGCAGGAATGCAGTATTCAATACTGCTAAG GTTGGAGTTCAGACATCACAAATGCAGATGCTACCGACAAATTCTGAGACATTCTCATGGGAAAGTTATGACGAAGATCCTTCTTCATTAGATTACAGCTCAGCAATTACTGCTGACGGGCTATTAGAGCAAATAAATGTCACAAGGGATGCAAGTGATTACTTGTGGTACATTACCAG TGTTGACATTGGTTCATCTGAATCCTTCCTTCATGGAGGGGAACTCCCCACTCTCATTGTCCAATCAACAGGCCATGCTGTACACGTCTTTATCAATGGACAACTGTCGG GTTCTGCATTTGGAACGAGGCAAAATCGGAGATTCACGTACACAGGGAAGGTCAATCTGCGTGCTGGAACAAACAAAATTGCACTGCTGAGTGTTGCTGTTGGATTACCG AATGTAGGTGGACACTATGAGACATGGAATACAGGGATCCTAGGTCCAGTAGCACTGCATGGACTTGACCAAGGCAAATGGGACCTGTCCAGGCAAAAATGGACTTACCAG GTTGGTCTTAAAGGAGAGGCCATGGATCTGGTCTCACCAAATGGATTTTCCTCAGTTGAGTGGATGGCGGCATCATTGGTTGCACAAAAACCAGAGCCATTAAGATGGCATAAG GCTTATTTTAATGCACCTGAGGGTGATGAGCCGTTAGCTTTGGACATGGAGAGCATGGGAAAAGGTCAAATCTGGATTAATGGGCAGAGCATAGGTAGATATTGGACAGCATATGCTCATGGTGACTGCAATGGTTGTAATTATGCTGGGACGTTTCGACCACCGAAGTGTCAGCTTGGTTGCGGCCAACCAACCCAAAGATG GTACCATGTTCCTCGGTCTTGGCTGAAACCTACACAGAATCTGTTGGTTCTTTTTGAGGAGCTGGGAGGAGACCCCACAAGAATCTCACTTGTAAAAAGATCTGTCTCCAGCGTTTGTGCCGATGTCACTGAGTATCACCCGAATATTAAGAACTGGCAGATTGAAAGCTATGGAAAGGCACAACAGCTCCGCAGACCAAAAGTTCACTTGCGCTGTAGTCCTGGACAATCCATCTCTTTCATTAAATTCGCCAGTTTTGGAACTCCTTTGGGAACTTGTGGAAGTTACCAGCAAGGCCCTTGCCATGCTCCTGCTTCATATGCCATCGTGGAGAAG AAATGTGTAGGGAAGCAAAGATGTGTGGTCACCATAGCCAACAGTAACTTCGGGCAAGATCCATGCCCGAACGTGTTGAAGCGGTTGTCTGTGGAAGCTGTTTGTGCTCCGATATCTTCAACAACAGCACAGCCAAACTGGGGAGGCTAA
- the LOC105803762 gene encoding thioredoxin H-type has protein sequence MAAEEGQVISCHTPDSWKEQFQKGNQSKKLVVVDFTASWCGPCRFISPFLAELAKKFPNVMFLKVDVDELKEVAAEWDVDAMPTFLFLKEGKAVEKVVGAKKEELQQAVTKHMATGSTSASW, from the exons ATGGCAGCGGAGGAAGGTCAAGTAATCAGTTGCCACACCCCTGATTCATGGAAGGAGCAATTTCAAAAGGGAAACCAATCCAAAAAgctg GTGGTGGTTGATTTCACTGCTTCATGGTGTGGACCCTGCCGTTTTATTTCACCCTTTCTGGCTGAACTGGCCAAGAAGTTTCCTAATGTTATGTTTCTTAAGGTGGATGTGGATGAACTGAAG GAGGTTGCTGCTGAATGGGATGTGGATGCTATGCCAACTTTCTTGTTCCTGAAGGAAGGAAAGGCTGTTGAAAAAGTGGTTGGTGCAAAGAAAGAAGAGCTTCAGCAGGCTGTGACAAAACATATGGCTACTGGTAGTACTTCTGCTTCATGGTGA
- the LOC105803756 gene encoding protein RTE1-HOMOLOG, with protein MEEQVDYDHRSIMVESGMQIDPRRERFPYCIVWTPLPITSWLIPFIGHIGICREDGVILDFAGPSCVSIDDFAFGAVARYIQINKDKECSISYHSSALKGDQEYQHDDLREALTWDDALEKGIQEFQHRPYNLFTCNCHSFVANNLNRLGFHSGGWNVVNLAVLIFLNGRWVNKTAVLRSHLPFVVVSGIGLVFGGTTYLSLLALLVFLLVGWFLLGTYCFKNLIYL; from the exons ATGGAAGAACAAGTAGATTATGATCACCGGTCGATTATGGTGGAAAGTGGTATGCAAATTGATCCAAGAAGGGAGCGTTTCCCATACTGCATTGTTTGGACGCCTCTTCCTATTACTTCATGGCTGATTCCTTTCATTGGCCACATTGGCATTTGCAGAGAAGATGGAGTTATTCTAGACTTTGCGGGTCCGAGTTGTGTCTCTATTGACGATTTCGCTTTCGGGGCAGTAGCTCGCTATATCCAAATTAACAAAGATAAG GAATGCAGCATTTCTTATCATTCATCAGCACTGAAAGGAGATCAAGAATACCAACATGACGATCTGAGAGAGGCATTAACATGGGATGATGCGCTAGAAAAGGGCATTCAAGAGTTCCAACATCGGCCGTACAACCTTTTCACTTGCAACTGCCATTCATTTGTAGCAAACAACCTGAACAGGTTAGGCTTTCATTCGGGTGGGTGGAATGTAGTTAACCTTGCTGTTCTCATCTTCCTCAATGGTCGGTGGGTGAACAAAACAGCAGTTTTGCGATCTCACTTGCCATTTGTTGTTGTATCCGGTATTGGACTAGTGTTTGGTGGCACAACATACCTGTCTCTGTTGGCCCTCCTTGTATTCCTTCTTGTTGGTTGGTTCCTTCTCGGTACTTACTGTTTCAAGAACTTGATCTATTTGTAG